Proteins from one Burkholderia sp. genomic window:
- the ppk1 gene encoding polyphosphate kinase 1, with product MQQRLCYPLLNRELGILGFNERVLAQATDPQVPLLERLRFICITSSNLDEFFEVRMAGLQEQMRENPGVLSPEDMSLQHVYDLVVDRAQRLVHKQYAMMHETLFPALENEGIYFHGSDSWSEAQLEWAHAYFLEELLPVLTPIGLDPTHPFPRVINKSLNFVVELEGRDAFDCQALLGIVQAAPRALPGLVRMPQELSGFRHGFVLLSSLMQCFVGALFPKLVVRSCNQFRITRNSKLFVDEDEITNLRVALQGELPARHLGNAVRLEVSTDTPAHIVRRLLDESELNERDCYRANGPVNLVRLMQLPDLVDLPELKFWPHTPSTPAAIANGTSMFAAINRGDILLHHPYESFQPVLELLHEAAKDPNVVEIKQTIYRTGTDSPLMDALMEAARNGKEVTVVVELLARFDEETNINWASRLEAVGAHVVYGVVGHKCHAKMVLIVRREKRGDKTMLRRYVHLGTGNYHPRTARLYTDFGLMTAEPRICEDVHHVFQQLTGRGGELKLHELWQSPFTLHPKLIEGIRNEIANARAGKRGRIVAKMNALLEPSVIAALYEASQAGVKVDLIVRGVCALQPGVPSLSENIRVRSIIGRFLEHHRIYYFHAGGTEQVYLSSADWMDRNLFRRVEVAFPIYDLKLKRRVIDEGLSVFLGDNQSAWVMQSDGHYKRRRSGKSRRSAQLCLLEKFGG from the coding sequence ATGCAACAACGGCTCTGCTACCCGCTGCTTAACCGTGAACTAGGCATCCTAGGTTTCAATGAGCGCGTGCTGGCGCAGGCTACCGATCCGCAGGTGCCGCTGCTCGAGCGGCTGCGTTTTATCTGCATTACCAGCAGCAACCTCGACGAATTCTTCGAAGTCCGGATGGCCGGTCTGCAGGAGCAGATGCGCGAAAATCCGGGCGTACTGTCGCCAGAAGATATGTCACTGCAGCACGTCTACGACTTGGTGGTGGACCGCGCCCAACGGCTGGTGCACAAGCAGTACGCGATGATGCACGAGACTCTCTTTCCGGCGCTGGAGAATGAAGGCATTTATTTCCACGGCAGCGATAGCTGGAGCGAGGCACAGCTCGAATGGGCGCACGCCTACTTTCTAGAAGAACTGCTGCCTGTGCTCACGCCGATCGGGCTCGACCCGACCCACCCCTTCCCGCGCGTAATCAACAAGAGCCTGAACTTCGTGGTTGAGCTGGAAGGCCGCGACGCCTTCGATTGCCAGGCCCTGCTCGGCATCGTGCAGGCAGCACCGCGAGCGCTTCCGGGCCTGGTACGCATGCCGCAGGAACTGTCAGGCTTCCGCCACGGCTTCGTACTGCTCAGCTCGCTGATGCAGTGCTTCGTGGGCGCGCTGTTCCCGAAGCTGGTGGTCAGGAGTTGCAACCAGTTCCGTATCACGCGCAACAGTAAGCTGTTCGTCGACGAGGACGAAATCACCAACTTGCGCGTAGCGCTGCAGGGCGAACTGCCGGCGCGCCACCTCGGAAACGCGGTGCGGCTCGAGGTGTCGACCGACACACCAGCCCATATCGTGCGTCGCCTACTCGACGAGAGCGAGCTCAACGAGCGCGATTGCTATCGCGCCAACGGCCCGGTTAACCTGGTGCGGCTGATGCAGCTGCCCGACCTAGTCGACTTGCCTGAGCTGAAGTTCTGGCCGCACACGCCGTCCACCCCGGCGGCGATCGCCAACGGCACCTCCATGTTCGCCGCGATCAATCGTGGCGACATCCTGCTACATCACCCCTACGAAAGCTTCCAGCCAGTGCTAGAGCTCTTGCACGAAGCGGCCAAAGATCCAAATGTAGTCGAGATCAAGCAGACCATCTACCGCACCGGCACCGATTCGCCTCTGATGGACGCACTGATGGAAGCAGCGCGCAACGGCAAGGAAGTGACGGTGGTGGTCGAGCTGCTGGCGCGCTTCGACGAAGAAACTAACATCAACTGGGCCTCGCGCCTGGAGGCAGTGGGTGCGCACGTAGTTTATGGCGTGGTGGGCCACAAGTGCCACGCCAAGATGGTACTGATCGTACGCCGCGAGAAGCGTGGCGACAAGACGATGCTACGCCGCTACGTGCACCTGGGCACCGGCAACTATCATCCGCGCACGGCTCGCCTCTATACCGATTTCGGGCTGATGACGGCCGAGCCGAGGATCTGTGAAGACGTCCACCATGTGTTCCAGCAGCTCACCGGCCGCGGCGGCGAGCTCAAGCTGCACGAGCTGTGGCAGTCACCCTTCACGCTGCACCCGAAGCTGATCGAAGGGATCCGTAACGAGATTGCCAATGCACGTGCCGGCAAGCGCGGGCGCATCGTCGCCAAAATGAACGCGCTGCTCGAACCCTCGGTCATCGCCGCACTATACGAGGCCTCGCAGGCCGGCGTAAAAGTCGACCTGATCGTGCGCGGCGTGTGCGCGTTACAGCCTGGGGTGCCAAGCCTTTCGGAGAATATCAGAGTGCGCTCGATCATTGGACGTTTCCTAGAGCATCACCGGATTTACTACTTCCATGCCGGGGGCACCGAGCAGGTCTACCTGTCAAGTGCTGACTGGATGGATCGCAACCTATTCCGTCGTGTCGAAGTGGCGTTTCCGATCTACGATCTCAAACTCAAGCGGCGCGTGATCGACGAGGGCCTGTCGGTGTTCCTCGGTGACAATCAATCGGCTTGGGTGATGCAGAGCGATGGCCATTACAAGCGCCGCCGCTCTGGCAAGAGCCGGCGTAGCGCGCAGCTCTGTCTGCTGGAGAAGTTCGGCGGCTGA